One genomic segment of [Phormidium] sp. ETS-05 includes these proteins:
- a CDS encoding type IV pilus twitching motility protein PilT: MPYDSIQASPHTTTTTARRKGATTTPSRLTTTTPSRRSRRRTTTTPSRRSCSPAAAPAPPPPAAAPAPPPPAAAPQPSPSQAAPITATPSSGPGPSPGNPTLREIVLRANEEGISDIHLGVNEEPRFRKRGDITSTGYPVTDLNTFMSWLRECMTNDEIQYFQQNLDFDGAFDFGFVRIRISAFDSLAGPAMVARLIAAKILTMEQLNLPDVFKKVCHYHKGLILVTGPTGSGKSTTMAAMIDYINKNFAHHIITIEDPVEFVHESKKSLIKHREVGRHTLKFMNALKGALRQDPDMMLVGEIRDKETMQIAMKAASTGHLVAGTLHTNSAVKTITRILDMFSAEEQSSIRVSLSETLVAIIAQLLCKTADGKRAAFHDILINTDVIKEYIIKEKYEEIHQIMYRDTFEGMITMNKALYQLYQDGKITEEIALEQSPTPNEMAQMLRGRI, encoded by the coding sequence GTGCCATATGACTCAATCCAAGCGTCCCCCCACACCACCACCACCACCGCCAGGAGGAAGGGTGCCACCACCACCCCCTCCCGGCTCACCACCACCACCCCCAGCCGCCGCTCGCGCCGCCGCACCACCACCACCCCCAGCCGCCGCTCCTGCTCCCCAGCCGCCGCTCCTGCTCCCCCGCCACCAGCCGCCGCTCCGGCTCCCCCACCGCCAGCCGCCGCTCCCCAACCAAGTCCGAGCCAAGCCGCACCCATAACTGCTACTCCCAGCAGCGGTCCCGGACCAAGCCCCGGCAATCCCACTTTACGGGAAATCGTCCTGCGTGCCAATGAAGAGGGCATCTCTGACATTCACTTAGGTGTCAATGAAGAACCCCGCTTCCGCAAACGTGGGGATATTACCTCTACGGGATATCCCGTTACCGACTTAAACACTTTTATGAGTTGGTTGCGGGAGTGTATGACCAATGATGAAATTCAATATTTCCAGCAAAACCTCGACTTTGACGGCGCTTTTGACTTCGGCTTTGTGCGGATTCGGATTAGCGCCTTTGACTCCCTCGCCGGTCCGGCAATGGTGGCACGTCTCATCGCCGCCAAAATCTTGACTATGGAGCAGTTGAACCTGCCCGATGTGTTTAAAAAAGTCTGCCACTATCACAAGGGTTTGATTCTGGTCACGGGGCCGACCGGTTCCGGTAAGTCCACCACGATGGCGGCGATGATTGACTATATCAATAAGAACTTTGCCCATCACATCATCACCATTGAAGACCCGGTGGAATTCGTCCATGAGAGTAAAAAATCCCTGATCAAGCACCGGGAAGTAGGACGCCATACTCTTAAGTTTATGAACGCACTCAAAGGGGCGCTCCGCCAAGACCCGGACATGATGTTGGTGGGGGAAATTCGGGACAAAGAAACCATGCAAATCGCCATGAAAGCGGCTTCTACAGGTCACTTAGTCGCGGGAACGCTCCACACTAATAGTGCCGTGAAAACGATTACCCGGATTTTGGATATGTTCTCAGCGGAAGAGCAATCATCTATCCGCGTCAGCCTTTCCGAAACTCTGGTAGCCATTATTGCTCAACTCTTGTGCAAAACTGCTGATGGCAAACGGGCGGCGTTTCACGACATCCTCATCAATACCGATGTCATTAAGGAATACATCATCAAGGAGAAGTATGAGGAAATTCACCAAATCATGTATAGGGATACTTTTGAAGGAATGATTACCATGAATAAAGCTTTATATCAGCTTTATCAAGATGGTAAGATTACCGAAGAAATTGCCTTAGAGCAGTCGCCAACGCCTAACGAAATGGCGCAGATGCTCCGAGGTCGCATCTAA
- a CDS encoding circadian clock KaiB family protein has protein sequence MNYQQQDLFKGIALFTPGGDLIYCIDRDKQSRWHLHLCAGLQEWLGLSEPPHFLVPCYTATIDKWMAYDTGEVRIYAEAGLPVLRYQSLLNALFSENVIWQQAPWQPELCDPKVVESYRPQFPQLWENHDLVVRLDWRKIVSDVEPQLFFPTDESSSPSAAGTRSYVLRLFVAGHTGTTERILKMLHQLLERSLRHPYTLKVIDVSRHPEQAEANHVLATPTLVKVWPLPTRQIVGELEDPDKILRLLGVEW, from the coding sequence TTGAATTACCAGCAACAAGATTTGTTTAAAGGGATTGCCCTGTTTACCCCCGGAGGAGATTTAATTTACTGTATCGATCGGGATAAGCAAAGTCGGTGGCACTTGCATTTATGTGCTGGTCTCCAAGAATGGCTGGGTTTATCAGAACCACCTCATTTCCTGGTGCCTTGTTATACTGCCACGATCGACAAATGGATGGCTTACGATACGGGAGAGGTCCGCATATATGCAGAAGCTGGTTTGCCAGTGCTGCGTTATCAGTCTTTACTCAATGCTTTGTTTTCTGAGAACGTCATCTGGCAACAGGCTCCCTGGCAACCAGAACTCTGCGACCCGAAAGTGGTTGAAAGTTATCGCCCCCAATTCCCCCAACTTTGGGAAAATCACGATTTAGTAGTGCGCTTGGACTGGCGCAAAATAGTCTCTGATGTGGAGCCGCAACTGTTTTTCCCCACAGATGAGTCATCATCTCCCTCGGCGGCTGGGACTCGTTCTTATGTACTGCGCCTGTTTGTGGCGGGGCACACGGGGACCACGGAGCGGATTCTGAAAATGTTACATCAGCTTTTGGAGCGGTCTTTGCGCCACCCTTATACTCTGAAAGTGATTGATGTGTCTCGACATCCAGAACAAGCGGAGGCAAACCATGTTCTCGCCACTCCCACTCTGGTCAAAGTTTGGCCTCTACCCACCCGGCAAATTGTGGGGGAGTTGGAGGACCCAGACAAAATTCTCCGCCTTTTGGGTGTTGAATGGTGA
- the psaB gene encoding photosystem I core protein PsaB has translation MATKFPKFSQDLAADPTTRRIWYGIATAHDFESHDGMTEENLYQKIFASHFGHLAIIFLWTSGNLFHVAWQGNFEQWVTDPLNIRPIAHAIWDPQFGKPAVDAFTQAGATNPVDICYSGVYHWWYTIGMRNNGDLYQGAIFLMILASLMLFAGWLHLQPKYRPSLSWFKNAESRLNHHLAGLFGVSSLAWTGHLVHVAIPESRGQHVGWDNFLSTMPHPAGLGPFFSLNWGVYAENPDTAGHAFGTAQGAGTAILTFLGGFHPQTESLWLTDIAHHHLAIAVIFIIAGHMYRTNFGIGHSMKEILEAHNPPKGTPFGGAIGAGHKGIYDTYNESLHFQLGWHLACLGVITSLVAQHMYSIPPYAFMAKDYTTQAALYTHHQYIAGFLMIGAFAHGAIFLVRDYDPEANKDNVLYRMLEHKEAIISHLSWVSLFLGFHTLGLYVHNDVVVAFGTPEKQILIEPVFAQWIQAAHGKALYGFDVLLSNPDSIASTAWPNAGNVWLPGWLDAINAGTNSLFLTIGDFLVHHAIALGLHTTTLILVKGALDARGSKLMPDKKDFGYSFPCDGPGRGGTCDISAWDAMYMAVFWMLNTIAWLTFYWHWKHLAIWQGNVAQFNESSTYLMGWFRDYLWLNSSQLINGYNPYGTNNLSVWAWMFLLGHLVWATGFMFLISWRGYWQELIETLVWAHERTPLANLVRWKDKPVALSIVQARLVGLAHFTAGNIITYAAFLIASTAGKFG, from the coding sequence ATGGCAACAAAATTCCCGAAATTTAGCCAGGACCTGGCTGCAGATCCGACAACACGTCGGATTTGGTACGGGATTGCCACAGCCCACGACTTTGAAAGCCACGACGGCATGACGGAGGAAAATCTTTACCAAAAGATCTTTGCCTCCCACTTCGGCCACCTGGCAATCATCTTCCTGTGGACCTCGGGCAACCTCTTCCATGTCGCTTGGCAAGGCAATTTCGAGCAGTGGGTCACAGACCCCCTCAACATCCGTCCGATCGCCCACGCGATTTGGGATCCCCAATTCGGCAAACCAGCAGTGGATGCTTTCACTCAAGCTGGAGCCACTAACCCGGTAGATATCTGCTACTCCGGCGTTTACCACTGGTGGTACACCATCGGCATGCGCAATAACGGGGACCTGTACCAAGGCGCCATCTTCCTGATGATCCTGGCCTCCCTGATGCTGTTTGCCGGTTGGTTGCACTTGCAGCCGAAATACCGCCCGAGCCTATCCTGGTTCAAAAACGCCGAGTCTCGCCTGAATCACCACCTGGCAGGCTTGTTTGGGGTCAGCTCTCTGGCATGGACCGGTCACTTGGTCCACGTGGCTATCCCTGAGTCTCGCGGCCAGCATGTGGGTTGGGATAACTTCCTGTCCACCATGCCTCACCCGGCTGGTTTAGGCCCATTCTTCTCCCTGAATTGGGGAGTGTATGCCGAAAACCCGGATACGGCAGGACATGCGTTCGGCACGGCTCAAGGCGCGGGAACTGCGATTCTCACCTTCTTGGGTGGTTTCCATCCCCAAACTGAATCTCTTTGGTTGACGGATATCGCTCATCACCACTTGGCGATCGCGGTAATCTTCATCATCGCTGGCCATATGTACCGCACCAACTTCGGTATCGGTCACAGCATGAAAGAGATTCTCGAAGCCCACAACCCACCGAAAGGCACTCCTTTTGGCGGTGCGATCGGTGCCGGTCACAAAGGCATTTACGACACCTATAACGAGTCTCTGCACTTCCAACTGGGATGGCACTTGGCCTGCTTGGGCGTAATTACCTCCCTGGTAGCCCAGCACATGTACTCGATTCCTCCTTACGCCTTCATGGCTAAGGACTACACCACCCAAGCTGCTCTTTATACTCACCACCAGTACATCGCTGGCTTCTTGATGATTGGGGCGTTCGCTCACGGTGCCATCTTCTTGGTGCGTGACTATGACCCCGAAGCTAACAAGGACAACGTGCTGTACCGGATGCTAGAGCATAAGGAAGCAATTATCTCTCACCTGAGCTGGGTGTCCTTGTTCCTGGGTTTCCACACCCTGGGTCTGTACGTCCACAATGATGTGGTAGTGGCTTTCGGCACTCCCGAAAAGCAAATCCTCATCGAGCCTGTGTTTGCGCAGTGGATTCAAGCTGCCCACGGTAAAGCCCTCTATGGCTTTGACGTGCTGCTTTCCAACCCTGACAGCATCGCTTCTACCGCTTGGCCCAATGCTGGTAACGTTTGGCTGCCCGGTTGGTTGGATGCCATCAATGCTGGCACTAACTCTCTGTTCCTGACCATTGGCGATTTCTTGGTCCACCACGCGATCGCTCTCGGCTTGCACACTACCACCCTGATTCTCGTCAAAGGTGCCCTGGATGCCCGGGGTTCCAAGCTGATGCCCGATAAGAAAGACTTCGGCTACAGCTTCCCCTGCGACGGTCCTGGTCGGGGCGGTACTTGCGACATCTCCGCTTGGGATGCTATGTACATGGCGGTGTTCTGGATGCTCAACACCATTGCATGGCTCACCTTCTACTGGCACTGGAAACACCTGGCCATTTGGCAAGGCAACGTGGCTCAATTCAATGAGTCCTCTACCTACCTGATGGGCTGGTTCCGTGACTACCTCTGGCTGAACTCTTCTCAGCTAATCAACGGGTACAACCCCTACGGCACTAACAACCTGTCTGTCTGGGCCTGGATGTTCCTCCTCGGACACCTGGTGTGGGCAACTGGTTTTATGTTCCTCATCTCTTGGCGTGGTTACTGGCAAGAATTGATCGAAACCCTGGTTTGGGCTCACGAGCGCACTCCTCTGGCGAACCTGGTTCGCTGGAAGGACAAGCCAGTGGCTCTTTCCATCGTCCAAGCTCGCTTGGTCGGTCTGGCTCACTTCACCGCTGGTAACATCATTACCTACGCCGCTTTCTTGATTGCTTCTACCGCTGGCAAGTTCGGTTGA
- a CDS encoding photosystem I reaction center subunit VIII, which produces MTGSYAASFLPWIMIPVTCWLMPLVVMGLLFIHIESDA; this is translated from the coding sequence ATGACAGGTTCATACGCTGCTTCCTTCCTGCCTTGGATTATGATTCCCGTAACTTGCTGGCTCATGCCTTTAGTCGTGATGGGTCTGCTGTTCATTCATATTGAAAGCGACGCTTAA
- a CDS encoding photosystem I reaction center protein subunit XI: MAEYQQVVKPYGGDPFIGHLSTPISDSAFTRAFINNLPAYRKGLSPLLRGLEVGMAHGYFLIGPWVNFGPLRDSEFAALGGLISGLALILVATMCLSAYGLVSFQGAAPAGADPLKTSEGWSQFAAGFFVGAMGAAFVAYFLLANFEVVDAIFRGLVNN; this comes from the coding sequence ATGGCCGAATATCAACAGGTGGTAAAGCCGTATGGGGGAGATCCCTTCATCGGTCATTTATCCACACCCATCAGCGATTCTGCTTTTACCCGCGCTTTCATCAACAACCTGCCTGCCTACCGCAAAGGACTGTCTCCCCTCCTGCGTGGTCTCGAGGTTGGCATGGCCCACGGATATTTTCTGATTGGACCGTGGGTGAATTTTGGTCCCCTGCGCGATTCTGAATTCGCCGCTCTGGGTGGATTGATTTCCGGATTGGCTTTGATTCTGGTTGCCACTATGTGCCTTTCCGCTTACGGTCTGGTATCTTTCCAAGGTGCCGCTCCCGCAGGCGCAGATCCCCTCAAGACCTCTGAAGGTTGGAGCCAGTTTGCCGCAGGCTTTTTCGTTGGTGCAATGGGCGCCGCTTTCGTTGCCTACTTCCTCCTCGCCAATTTTGAGGTCGTAGATGCCATTTTCCGGGGTCTGGTCAACAACTAA
- a CDS encoding SGNH/GDSL hydrolase family protein, which yields MTRAYWESITMTDPLLLAAELLARQVSESRPIEITPQPVAAFDFTGIGEFSPPETLASSGGSRWLPLAVSPPEFSEQNSNISLTQSLSFPRTTTEQRNWEPVLPPLGAASRYLPPPQQSEPTKPVRTQERSSETLRFSVARSSGGEQSWSRPQPVSGAQLYQQRLAALKAGRIYTTLPPDSFSDAWVEAKAHPTYQDWQNLLAWEARAIARGQGNNRLGILLGDSISMWFPQANLPQGQFWLNQGISGDTTAGILSRLWTLSDTQPDMIYLLAGINDLRRGDTDDTVLYNMRQILRRLRQEHPQAQVVVQSILPTRLPEISNSRIRNINLQLQDIAREEGAQFFDLHYWFTNSQGDLRPELTTDGLHLNARGYQVWNWALQRAESALAMNQLP from the coding sequence ATGACAAGAGCTTATTGGGAGTCAATCACGATGACAGATCCGTTGTTGCTGGCGGCGGAATTACTGGCGAGACAAGTCTCGGAGTCGAGACCGATCGAAATCACTCCTCAACCGGTGGCGGCTTTTGATTTCACTGGTATCGGCGAATTCTCGCCCCCGGAGACTTTGGCATCAAGTGGGGGTAGCCGGTGGTTGCCTTTGGCTGTTAGTCCCCCGGAATTCAGCGAGCAGAACAGTAATATCTCCCTCACTCAGTCTCTGTCTTTCCCACGTACCACCACTGAGCAACGTAATTGGGAGCCGGTTTTACCGCCTTTGGGGGCCGCATCTCGCTATTTGCCTCCCCCGCAACAGTCGGAGCCAACAAAACCGGTGAGGACTCAGGAGCGGTCCTCTGAAACCCTCCGGTTTTCTGTAGCTCGATCGTCTGGAGGAGAACAATCTTGGTCGAGACCCCAACCGGTATCGGGGGCGCAGCTTTACCAGCAGCGGTTGGCTGCTTTGAAAGCGGGCCGGATTTATACGACTTTGCCTCCGGACAGTTTTTCTGATGCTTGGGTGGAGGCGAAAGCGCACCCGACTTATCAGGACTGGCAAAATCTTTTGGCTTGGGAGGCACGGGCGATCGCTCGCGGACAGGGTAACAATCGTCTGGGGATTTTGCTGGGCGACTCGATCAGTATGTGGTTTCCCCAAGCCAATCTCCCCCAAGGGCAGTTTTGGCTCAATCAAGGCATTTCTGGGGACACCACCGCTGGCATCCTCTCTCGCCTCTGGACCCTTTCTGACACACAACCAGATATGATTTACCTCCTAGCAGGTATCAACGATTTGCGGCGTGGCGATACCGATGACACCGTTTTATATAATATGCGCCAGATTTTGCGCCGCTTGCGCCAAGAACATCCTCAAGCCCAAGTGGTGGTCCAGTCTATCCTCCCTACCCGCCTGCCAGAGATTTCTAATAGTCGCATCCGCAATATCAACCTCCAATTACAGGATATTGCCCGGGAGGAAGGAGCCCAGTTTTTTGACCTCCATTATTGGTTTACCAACTCCCAAGGCGATTTGCGTCCAGAATTAACCACCGATGGGCTACACCTCAATGCTCGGGGCTATCAGGTTTGGAACTGGGCCCTACAGCGGGCAGAATCAGCTCTGGCAATGAATCAGCTTCCTTGA
- a CDS encoding GDSL-type esterase/lipase family protein has translation MMRPSSGIELYKQRLEALKAGLIHTQLPPDSFQSVWEGSMGHPTYEQWKILLEREAKAVAAVQGKDCLSVMLGDSLCLWFPVDLLPPGQLWLNQGIYGDNTAGILKRLSVLADNRIHDVYLMVGINDIRQGRSDATIINNLRHIVGRIRMHHICAKIFILSVLPTRLAALPNSRIGQINSKIEVLARQEGGIYIDLNTPFTDADDMLRQDFTDDGVHVNFAAYQLWQQVMEQTTSRLALQRDDRYQHWLRQSHRFSFNGKHYVWMPYQVSPGETLEEIALKTFGKSDVQHYDLIAIKNNINYTVLPHNETIYIPREIA, from the coding sequence ATGATGCGTCCATCTTCAGGGATTGAGCTGTACAAACAACGGTTAGAAGCTCTCAAGGCGGGCTTGATTCACACTCAGCTACCGCCGGATAGTTTTCAATCGGTTTGGGAGGGCAGTATGGGACATCCCACATACGAGCAGTGGAAAATCCTTCTGGAACGGGAAGCCAAAGCGGTGGCGGCGGTACAGGGGAAAGATTGTCTCAGTGTGATGCTGGGAGATTCTTTATGTTTGTGGTTTCCTGTGGATTTGCTGCCACCCGGTCAATTGTGGCTGAATCAGGGGATTTATGGGGATAATACTGCGGGGATTCTCAAGCGGTTATCGGTTTTGGCGGATAACCGCATCCATGATGTTTATCTCATGGTGGGGATTAATGATATTCGCCAGGGCAGAAGTGATGCTACGATAATTAATAATTTGCGGCATATTGTGGGCAGAATTAGGATGCACCACATTTGTGCTAAAATATTTATTTTGTCAGTTTTACCGACGCGGTTGGCGGCTCTACCTAATAGCCGGATTGGCCAAATCAACAGTAAAATCGAAGTCCTAGCCCGTCAAGAGGGTGGGATTTACATTGATCTAAATACCCCGTTTACTGATGCTGATGATATGTTGCGCCAGGATTTCACTGATGATGGAGTGCATGTGAATTTTGCGGCTTATCAACTTTGGCAGCAGGTGATGGAGCAAACTACATCTCGCCTTGCTTTGCAACGGGACGATCGCTACCAACACTGGTTACGCCAATCCCACCGGTTCAGCTTTAATGGCAAACATTACGTTTGGATGCCTTATCAAGTGAGTCCGGGGGAAACTTTAGAAGAAATTGCCCTGAAAACTTTTGGCAAATCTGACGTGCAGCATTATGATTTAATTGCGATTAAAAATAACATCAATTACACGGTTTTGCCTCATAATGAAACTATTTACATTCCCCGGGAAATAGCCTAG
- a CDS encoding type II toxin-antitoxin system PemK/MazF family toxin — MQSAVYEIWLVRFPFSDLTSTKLRPALVIARHRQELIILGIFSKIPAGELRDTWVLLPDSYRDFSQTGLKQTSLIRADKIAPVDESVFHRQLGVLPPDIWGVVQEALKKALNLT; from the coding sequence ATGCAAAGTGCTGTATATGAAATTTGGTTAGTTCGCTTTCCTTTTAGCGATTTAACTTCTACCAAGCTGCGGCCAGCTTTAGTGATAGCCCGTCATCGCCAAGAGTTAATTATTTTGGGAATTTTTTCCAAAATTCCAGCGGGGGAATTGCGCGATACTTGGGTGTTGCTCCCCGATAGTTATCGGGATTTTTCCCAAACTGGACTGAAACAGACATCTTTAATTAGGGCTGATAAAATTGCCCCGGTTGATGAGTCAGTATTTCACAGACAGTTAGGTGTTTTGCCACCAGATATCTGGGGGGTGGTGCAAGAGGCACTGAAAAAAGCTCTTAATCTTACCTAG
- a CDS encoding DUF1778 domain-containing protein: MLKPPDRQATSIDLRVTPEEKELLEKAASLRGVSVKDYTLSHVLAVARQDVDFQERLVLSDRDRDLFLAVMENPPELQGKLKSAIQHYREVGWATAN; encoded by the coding sequence ATGTTAAAACCGCCCGATCGCCAAGCAACTAGCATTGACTTGCGCGTGACTCCAGAGGAGAAAGAGTTATTAGAAAAAGCCGCCAGCCTGCGAGGTGTTTCTGTGAAGGATTACACCCTATCTCATGTTTTAGCAGTAGCCAGACAGGATGTGGATTTTCAAGAAAGGCTGGTTTTATCCGATCGCGATCGCGATTTATTTCTAGCTGTCATGGAAAATCCGCCTGAACTCCAGGGAAAACTCAAATCAGCTATCCAACACTATCGAGAAGTAGGGTGGGCAACAGCCAATTAA
- a CDS encoding DUF29 family protein, whose translation MTQELIDLRTSIIEGRYDDALAIVDELEAMSKKEILRKIKSFLIRLLVHLIKNQVEQRLTNSWAASISNSLGEIQDLNLKDNKTSYYLNPDDWEPMLNPALEQAIRQASAEVMGGKLTPGKLGAMVDKPQLILTATTMLFLTYQYSADALMPAVDEHLAQLPGGKQWRDGE comes from the coding sequence ATGACCCAAGAACTGATAGATTTAAGAACCAGCATCATTGAGGGCAGATATGACGATGCCTTGGCAATTGTTGACGAACTAGAAGCCATGAGCAAAAAAGAGATTTTGCGCAAAATTAAATCATTTTTAATTCGGCTGCTAGTGCATCTGATAAAAAATCAAGTGGAGCAACGCTTAACTAACTCATGGGCTGCCTCTATCTCTAATTCCCTGGGGGAAATTCAAGATTTAAATCTAAAAGATAATAAAACCTCTTATTACCTGAATCCCGATGACTGGGAACCCATGCTCAATCCTGCCCTAGAGCAAGCAATCAGGCAAGCCAGTGCGGAAGTTATGGGCGGGAAATTAACACCGGGTAAGCTGGGGGCAATGGTTGACAAACCACAACTAATTTTAACTGCTACAACCATGCTTTTTCTGACTTATCAATATTCAGCAGATGCTTTAATGCCAGCAGTTGATGAGCATTTAGCCCAGTTGCCTGGGGGGAAACAGTGGCGAGACGGAGAGTAA